The proteins below come from a single Archangium lipolyticum genomic window:
- a CDS encoding LGFP repeat-containing protein codes for MSAGLDNACRVYYSVNWLAGGCCVILGAISDKYTEKYDSLGLCQSGEFATADTVGRYNRFERGSIYWHLNTHAHEVHGFIHAKWAQKGYERSLVGFPVTDEVALPNGLGSFNHFEFGSIYWKNGLGVAAVFGALGYERSSLGYPVRDEYAVTGGRESEFERGYITLNTSTGTLTVRMK; via the coding sequence ATGAGTGCAGGACTGGACAACGCCTGCCGGGTCTACTACAGCGTCAACTGGCTCGCGGGCGGGTGCTGCGTCATCCTCGGGGCGATTTCCGACAAGTACACCGAGAAGTACGATTCACTTGGGTTGTGCCAGTCGGGCGAGTTCGCGACGGCGGACACGGTGGGCCGCTACAACCGCTTCGAGCGCGGCAGCATCTACTGGCACCTCAACACGCACGCGCACGAGGTGCACGGCTTCATCCACGCGAAGTGGGCGCAGAAAGGCTATGAGAGAAGTCTGGTGGGCTTCCCCGTCACGGACGAGGTGGCGCTGCCCAATGGCCTCGGCTCCTTCAACCACTTCGAGTTTGGCAGCATCTACTGGAAGAACGGCCTGGGCGTGGCGGCCGTCTTTGGCGCCCTTGGCTACGAGCGAAGCAGCCTGGGCTACCCGGTGCGTGATGAGTACGCCGTGACCGGCGGTCGGGAGTCGGAGTTCGAGCGGGGCTACATCACCCTCAACACCAGCACCGGTACCCTCACGGTCCGGATGAAGTAG